A stretch of DNA from Campylobacter concisus:
CAGACATAAAGGTGATCGACGCAACTTGCCCATTTGTGACAAAGCCACAACAAATTTGTGAAAAAATGAGCGAAGAGGGCTATGATGTGGTGATCTATGGTGACGTGCACCACCCTGAAGTAAAGGGCGTGAAGTCATATGCCAAGGGTAACGTCTATGTCGTGCTTGAAGAGAGCGAGCTGGAGGGCATTAAATTTAAGCAAAAGGTCGCACTTGTTAGCCAAACGACTAGAAAAGTCGAGAAATTTATGCAGATCGCAAACTACCTTATGCTTCATGTAAAAGAGGTGCGTGTTTTTAATACGATTTGCAACGCAACTTTTGAAAACCAAGAGGCTGCTAAAAATTTGGCAAAAAGGGCTGATGTGATGATAATAATCGGCGGTAAAAACAGCTCAAATACAAAACAACTCTACCTAATATCTAAAAATTTCTGCGAAGATAGCTACCTGATAGAAAGCGAAGAAGAGCTTGAAAAATCATGGTTTGATGGCAAAAATTTGTGTGGCATAAGTGCGGGTGCTAGCACGCCTGACTGGATCATACAAAAAGTCGTTGACAGAATCAAAAAAGTATAAAATTTATCCTAGCTAAAGCCACAATTAACTATAATAAGCCAATTTGCCTCTACTGGCATAATAAAATTTAAAGGATCAAGATGGCTGTGAACAAAAGTGTTCAATTAGGAAAAGCAAAAGACGAAGATATCGAAGATATCGATTTTGCTGCGATGTTAGAGGAGTCTTTTAAAAAGACTGAAGAAGATAGTGACGCAAAAATCGTCAGTATCAATGGCGATGAGGTTTTAATCGACGTTGGCAAGAAGTCAGAAGGCATTTTAAATGTTTCTGAAATCACTGATGTAAATGGCAACCTGACGCATAAAGTTGGCGATACGATCAAAGTTGTAATAACTGGATCAAGAAATGGAAGACCTATAGTGTCGCACAAAAAAGCACTTAGAAAAGAGAAAGTTAAAGCTTTCATCGAAGCTTACGATCCTGAAAATTCTGACGAAATAGATGTAAAAGTAGTTGGAAA
This window harbors:
- a CDS encoding 4-hydroxy-3-methylbut-2-enyl diphosphate reductase; translation: MKIELASSYGFCFGVKRAIKIAENAGDAATIGPLIHNNEEINRLEKNYNVKTLDGINELKDEKKAIIRTHGITKNDLAELKKTDIKVIDATCPFVTKPQQICEKMSEEGYDVVIYGDVHHPEVKGVKSYAKGNVYVVLEESELEGIKFKQKVALVSQTTRKVEKFMQIANYLMLHVKEVRVFNTICNATFENQEAAKNLAKRADVMIIIGGKNSSNTKQLYLISKNFCEDSYLIESEEELEKSWFDGKNLCGISAGASTPDWIIQKVVDRIKKV